The proteins below come from a single Vicugna pacos unplaced genomic scaffold, VicPac4 SAC-SAT, whole genome shotgun sequence genomic window:
- the LOC140692198 gene encoding olfactory receptor 4A47-like produces MEPRNNVTYFIPLGLTQNPKKQKVLIVMFLLFYILTVVGSLLIVVTITVSKTLNAPMYFFLASLSFIDLIYSYSSSPRFISDFFFGENIISFESCMTQLFTEHFFGGSEIVLLLVMAYDFYVAICKPLHYLVIMRQRVCVVLLVVSCVGGFLHSIIQLSTIYVLPFCGPNVIDHFMCDMFPLLKLVCTDTFVTGILVVANGGLMCSILFLLLLISYGVVLHSLKNLSQEGRQKALQTCVSHIPVVVCFFAPFIFMYARPAKTFSVDKSLSVFYTVISPMLNPFTYSPRNSEMTNVMKKLWRKICHIK; encoded by the coding sequence ATGGAACCAAGGAACAATGTAACTTATTTCATCCCCCTGGGCCTCACACAGaatccaaagaagcagaaagtcCTTATTGTCATGTTCTTGCTTTTCTACATTTTGACTGTGGTGGGCAGCCTGCTCATTGTGGTGACAATTACTGTCAGTAAGACCCTCAATGCACCAATGTACTTTTTTCTTGCTAGCTTATCATTTATAGATCTAATTTATTCCTATTCTAGTTCCCCCAGATTTATTTCAGACttcttctttggggaaaacatCATATCCTTTGAATCTTGCATGACTCAGCTTTTTACTGAGCACTTTTTTGGTGGGTCAGAGATTGTTCTTCTGTTGGTGATGGCCTATGATTTCTATGTGGCCATTTGTAAGCCTTTGCATTATTTGGTTATCATGAGGCAAAGGGTGTGTGTTGTGTTGCTGGTGGTGTCCTGTGTTGGAGGTTTTCTGCACTCAATTATTCAACTTAGTACTATTTATGTGCTCCCATTCTGTGGCCCCAATGTCATTGATCACTTTATGTGCGATATGTTCCCCTTGTTGAAACTTGTCTGTACTGACACCTTTGTCACTGGCATCTTAGTGGTGGCCAATGGAGGACTGATGTGCAGTATTTTATTCCTGCTCTTACTCATCTCTTATGGAGTCGTCTTGCACTCTCTAAAGAACCTGAGTCAGGAAGGGAGGCAGAAAGCCCTCCAGACCTGTGTTTCCCACATTCCTGTGGTTGTCTGTTTCTTTGCTCCCTTTATTTTCATGTATGCAAGACCTGCTAAGACGTTCTCTGTTGACAAATCATTAAGTGTGTTTTATACAGTCATAAGCCCCATGCTGAACCCATTTACCTACAGCCCAAGAAATTCTGAGATGACTAATGTTATGAAGAAACTCTGGAGAAAAATATGTCATATCAAGTAG
- the LOC140692199 gene encoding olfactory receptor 4A47-like, with protein MEPRKNVTNFVLLGLTQNPKEQKFLIVMFLLFSILTMVGNLLIVVTITVSKTLNSSMYIFLASLSFIDLIYSSSSSPRLISDFFFGENTISFESCMTQLFTEHFFGGSEIVLLLVMAYDFYVAICKPLHYLVIMRQRVCVVLLVVSCVGGFLHSVIHLGTIYVLPFCGPNVIDHFMCDMFPLLKLICTDTFVTGILVVANGGLMCSIFFLLLLISYVIILHSLKNLSQEGRQKALQTCVSHIAVVVCFFVPCIFMYARPAKTFPIDKFLNVFYTVISPVLNPFIYSLRNSEMTNAMKKLCRKKVRSSNK; from the coding sequence ATGGAACCAAGGAAAAATGTAACTAACTTTGTTCTCTTGGGCCTCACACAGAATCCAAAGGAACAGAAATTCCTTATTGTCATGTTCTTGCTTTTCAGCATTTTGACTATGGTGGGTAACCTGCTCATTGTCGTTACAATTACTGTCAGTAAGACTCTGAACTCATCGATGTACATTTTTCTTGCTAGCTTATCATTTATAGATCTAATCTATTCTTCTTCTAGTTCCCCCagattgatttcagacttcttctttggggaaaacacCATATCCTTTGAATCTTGCATGACTCAGCTTTTTACAGAACACTTTTTTGGTGGGTCAGAGATTGTTCTTCTGTTGGTGATGGCCTATGATTTctatgtggccatctgtaagccCTTGCATTATTTGGTTATCATGAGGCAAAGGGTGTGTGTTGTGTTGCTGGTGGTGTCCTGTGTTGGAGGTTTTCTGCACTCAGTAATTCATCTTGGCACTATTTATGTGCTCCCATTCTGTGGCCCCAATGTCATTGATCATTTTATGTGTGATATGTTCCCCTTGTTGAAACTCATCTGTACTGACACCTTTGTCACTGGCATCTTAGTGGTGGCCAATGGAGGACTGAtgtgcagtattttttttctgctcttaCTCATCTCTTATGTAATCATCTTGCACTCTCTAAAGAACCTGAGTCAGGAAGGGAGGCAGAAAGCCCTCCAGACCTGTGTTTCCCACATTGCTGTGGTTGTCTGCTTCTTTGTTCCTTGTATTTTCATGTATGCAAGACCTGCTAAGACCTTCCCtattgacaaatttttaaatgtgttttatacAGTCATAAGCCCCGTGCTGAACCCATTTATCTACAGTCTAAGAAATTCTGAGATGACTAATGCTATGAAGAAGCTCTGCAGAAAAAAAGTGAGATCAAGTAATAAATAA